In the genome of Gloeotrichia echinulata CP02, one region contains:
- a CDS encoding calcium-binding protein: MAYINGKNDNDTIRGTSSGDQIFARKGDDILVGLAGNDYISGGEGNDIISGDGAVLNLIDPFNPIFSAATPNDGKDLLFGGDGNDFIWGGGGNDILDGGNDDDTLYGGSGNDSIRGGFGNDFLFERDGNNRLDGGFGNDVLLAGTGNDLLQGGFGDDFLDGASGNDTLRGGNGNDTIFGGSGDDRISNGLNANPINDPNLPPGLDILVGESGNDTINGSVGDDLIFGDFYANVDTAGEFITVSDDPNNPDGNDDITAGTGNDTVFGGGGNDTINGAVGNDYLDGGYGGWGINFDADLNLALNDLGSNDLLLGGAGNDTIVGGFGNDTLNGGGQPGDYDVLIGGVYLLNNGQRVALSEGDFGISTSDTFVLGSTSGNFYAGGTGGVLSGKVVGFEDRADILDFENGVDQIQVSNPGGITTANYNGNKLILVESGSNFEVIAQVVGFTGTFAANTFIPAV; the protein is encoded by the coding sequence ATGGCTTACATCAACGGAAAAAACGACAATGACACCATTAGAGGTACATCTAGTGGTGATCAGATCTTCGCTCGTAAGGGAGACGACATCTTGGTCGGATTGGCAGGTAATGACTATATCTCAGGAGGTGAGGGTAATGACATTATTTCGGGTGATGGTGCTGTTCTTAATCTGATTGATCCATTCAACCCCATTTTTTCTGCCGCAACCCCAAATGATGGCAAGGATTTACTTTTTGGGGGCGATGGTAATGACTTTATCTGGGGTGGGGGTGGTAACGATATCCTTGACGGCGGTAATGATGATGATACCCTCTATGGTGGGTCGGGTAATGACAGCATCAGAGGTGGCTTTGGGAATGATTTCCTCTTTGAGCGCGATGGTAATAATCGCCTTGATGGCGGTTTTGGGAATGATGTACTCCTTGCCGGCACAGGGAATGATTTATTACAAGGGGGGTTTGGGGATGACTTCCTTGATGGAGCAAGCGGTAATGATACTCTTAGAGGGGGCAATGGGAATGACACCATTTTTGGCGGATCTGGTGATGACCGGATCTCCAATGGACTAAACGCAAACCCAATCAATGATCCTAACCTTCCCCCTGGTCTTGATATTCTCGTAGGGGAGAGCGGGAACGACACCATCAACGGAAGTGTTGGAGACGATCTGATTTTTGGAGACTTTTACGCCAACGTAGACACTGCAGGGGAGTTCATTACAGTTAGTGATGACCCTAACAATCCTGATGGTAATGACGATATCACTGCAGGAACGGGTAATGACACTGTTTTTGGTGGTGGTGGTAATGACACCATCAACGGAGCGGTGGGCAATGATTATCTTGATGGCGGTTATGGTGGCTGGGGCATTAATTTTGACGCAGATTTGAATCTTGCTCTCAATGACCTCGGTAGCAATGACTTGCTTTTGGGAGGTGCTGGTAATGATACCATCGTTGGTGGATTTGGTAATGATACCCTAAATGGTGGCGGTCAACCTGGCGACTACGACGTGTTAATTGGTGGTGTCTACCTGTTGAACAATGGTCAAAGAGTCGCATTGTCTGAGGGAGATTTTGGAATATCCACATCAGATACCTTTGTGCTGGGTTCTACAAGTGGTAACTTTTATGCGGGTGGTACTGGTGGTGTCCTTTCCGGTAAGGTGGTCGGATTTGAAGATCGCGCTGATATTCTCGACTTTGAGAATGGTGTTGATCAAATCCAAGTGAGTAATCCTGGTGGTATAACTACTGCAAATTACAACGGAAATAAACTTATTTTGGTTGAGTCCGGTAGCAACTTTG
- a CDS encoding phosphoribulokinase — MTSKPERVVLIGVAGDSGCGKSTFLRRLIDLFGEDLMTVICLDDYHSLDRKQRKETGITALDPRANNFDLMYEQIQALKNGQAIDKPIYNHETGLIDPPERIEPNHIVVVEGLHPLYDERVRALIDFSVYFDISDEVKIAWKIQRDMAERGHRYEDVLAQINSRKPDFEKYIEPQREFADVVLQVLPTNLIKNDTERKVLRVRMLQREGKEGFDPSYLFDEGSTITWTPCGRKLTCSYPGMQLYYGSDVYYGRYVSVLEVDGQFDNLEEVIYIETHLSKTSTKYQGELTHLLLQHREYPGSNNGTGFFQVLTGLKMRAAYERLTTQEAKLAVQV; from the coding sequence ATGACAAGTAAGCCGGAACGCGTGGTACTGATTGGAGTAGCCGGAGACTCCGGGTGCGGTAAATCTACGTTTTTGCGTCGTTTGATAGATTTATTTGGTGAAGATTTAATGACGGTCATCTGTTTAGATGACTATCACTCTCTGGATCGTAAACAGCGCAAAGAAACTGGGATAACAGCACTAGACCCCAGGGCGAACAATTTTGACCTGATGTATGAGCAAATTCAAGCACTCAAGAATGGTCAAGCGATTGATAAGCCAATTTATAACCACGAAACTGGCTTGATTGATCCACCAGAGCGGATCGAACCAAATCATATTGTAGTTGTGGAAGGGCTGCATCCTTTATATGATGAACGGGTGCGAGCGCTAATCGATTTCAGTGTCTATTTCGACATCAGCGATGAAGTCAAAATTGCCTGGAAAATTCAGCGAGATATGGCTGAACGCGGTCATCGCTATGAAGATGTGTTAGCGCAAATCAATTCCCGTAAGCCTGATTTTGAAAAGTATATTGAACCACAAAGAGAATTTGCTGATGTGGTTCTGCAAGTATTGCCAACTAACTTAATCAAAAACGATACAGAGCGCAAAGTCCTGCGGGTACGTATGCTGCAAAGAGAAGGGAAGGAAGGCTTTGACCCAAGTTACCTCTTTGATGAAGGGTCAACAATTACCTGGACTCCTTGCGGACGTAAGCTGACTTGTTCTTACCCTGGTATGCAGCTGTACTATGGTTCAGATGTTTACTATGGTCGCTACGTTTCAGTATTAGAGGTGGATGGTCAATTTGACAACCTAGAAGAAGTGATTTACATCGAAACCCATCTCAGCAAAACATCTACTAAATACCAGGGTGAGTTGACTCACTTGTTACTTCAGCACCGTGAATATCCCGGTTCCAACAATGGAACTGGATTTTTCCAAGTGCTTACAGGTTTGAAAATGCGAGCCGCTTATGAGAGGTTGACAACACAGGAAGCTAAGTTAGCAGTTCAAGTTTAA